From a region of the Buteo buteo chromosome 7, bButBut1.hap1.1, whole genome shotgun sequence genome:
- the DZIP1L gene encoding cilium assembly protein DZIP1L isoform X2, whose amino-acid sequence MHFSADFYHTLHQPMPGPAGMPGASPGLTIPVDVPPFHFQPRRVSVDWRRLSAIDVDRVAREVDVAALQEHIAGVTFCNLDGEQCPHCRQPADPVLLKVLRMAQLSIEYLLHCQECLGTSLAMHAQYLQVAHAKLACTQQQAAEQATQLRGAKEESRRWKKLIAMQQLLLQAGPNTYCKCHLCNKAFMKDTFLQAHVQRRHAEATEAERQKMKQVEQMEAEVEELKAKLQETQQQLKAEREAEKLHREQEMETARQREEEGRRDLERWKEEERTKLHEKIDGLRQLFLAAFKDVSSRSIAMEGVSKHPACSSKQPRGHPSLLLHLVQVASQILQELQARKAVMSNLGALRDDDTKEAQWQAPSRAELWGERERMAVQLKKDNKTLRTTPSQDQGAVMDRASQQMDALSTRLGEQPKVTNSQKIKLLSTSKPEVTREVTKVVADEESSDREEAALGGKQRLLEALRRNPNLLKQFRPILEEVLEKKLESMGIKRVVKGISTRTYKSLEALVRLQQQQKAEKFPGLLHLRDELVRAVMGKVRRCKKLSSALPRQLSVIPAQSRKTPRSLCGSQPMAIPAAAEPEALVIPQPAPWSRACSTHSTPRTLWGTLRTSKAGSPHQGLVPWQSSEVMLRGKQPTLSPVRLSPKQEPALPAVVLGDETDSDRSDRTCWRKQLVQEKPGLNPLGQSNKPQLLSPSSFSS is encoded by the exons ATG CACTTTTCTGCAGACTTTTACCACACACTGCACCAGCCCATGCCCGGGCCTGCGGGGATGCCAGGGGCATCCCCAGGACTCACCATCCCAGTGGACGTCCCCCCCTTCCACTTCCAGCCCCGCCGGGTCAGCGTGGACTGGCGTCGCTTAAGTGCCATCGATGTGGACCGGGTGGCCCGGGAGGTGGACGTGGCTGCGCTCCAGGAGCACATCGCTGGTGTCACCTTCTGCAACCTGGATGGGGAGCAGTGCCCCCACTGCAGGCAGCCGGCAGACCCCGTCCTGCTGAAGGTGCTTAGGATGGCCCAGCTGAGCATCGAGTACCTGCTGCACTGCCAGGAGTGCCTGGGGACCAGCCTGGCCATGCACGCCCAGTACCTGCAAGTTGCCCATGCCAAGCTGGCTTGCactcagcagcaggctgcagaacAGGCAACCCAGCTCCGGGGGgcaaaggaggaaagcaggaggtGGAAGAAGCTGATTGCcatgcagcagctcctcctgcaagCTGGCCCCAACACCTACTGCAAG tGCCACCTCTGCAATAAAGCCTTCATGAAGGACACCTTCTTGCAAGCCCATGTGCAGCGCCGGCACGCGGAGGCCACTGAGGCGG AGAGGCAGAAGATGAAGCAGGTGGAGCAAAtggaggcagaggtggaggaGCTGAAGGCGAAACTGCAGGAGacgcagcagcagctgaaagcagagagggaagCGGAGAAGCTGCACAGGGAGCAG GAAATGGAGACAGCTCGCCAGCGAGAAGAGGAGGGTAGGAGAGATTTGGAAAggtggaaagaggaggagaggacgAAGCTGCATGAAAAGATAGATGGCCTGAGGCAGCTCTTCCTTGCAGCGTTCAAGGATGTGTCCAGCAGGAGCATTGCCATGGAGGGGGTGAGCAAGCACCCAGCATGCTCCTCAAAGCAGCCGAGGGGACATCCAAGCCTGCTGCTTCACCTGGTCCAGGTGGCGTCACAG ATACTGCAGGAGCTTCAGGCCAGAAAGGCGGTGATGTCCAACCTGGGCGCCCTGCGGGACGATGACACCAAGGAGGCACAGTGGCAGGCACCAAGCCGGGCAGAGCTGTGGGGTGAGCGGGAGAGGATGGCAGTGCAG TTGAAGAAAGACAACAAGACACTCCGTACCACCCCATCCCAGGACCAGGGGGCAGTTATGGACCGTGCCTCTCAGCAGATGGATGCCCTCAGCACCCGTCTTGGGGAGCAGCCCAAGGTCACAAACTCCCAGAAG ATCAAGCTGCTGTCTACAAGCAAACCTGAAG TGACCCGGGAGGTGACCAAAGTGGTGGCCGATGAAGAGTCATCAG ACAGGGAGGAGGCTGCCCTGGGTGGgaagcagaggctgctggaagCCCTGCGGAGAAACCCAAACCTCCTGAAGCAGTTTCGCCCCATCCTGGAGGAAGTGCTGGAGAAAAAGCTGGAGAGTATGGGGATCAAGAGG GTTGTGAAGGGAATCTCCACTCGGACCTACAAAAGCCTCGAGGCTCTGGTCAGGCTTCAGCAGCAACAGAAGGCTGAGAAATTTCCTGGTCTCCTCCACCTGAGGGACGAGTTGGTCCGAGCAGTGATGGGGAAAGTCAGGCGATGCAAGAAGCTCAGCAGTGCTTTGCCTCGACAGCTCTCCGTCATCCCAG CTCAAAGCCGGaagacccccaggtccctttgTGGGTCACAGCCCATGGCGAtaccagctgcagcagagcctgaAGCCTTGGTGatcccccagcctgctccttgGAGCAGAGCGTGCTCCACCCACAGCACCCCGAGGACTCTCTGGGGCACCCTGCGGACCTCCAAAGCCGGCAGCCCCCACCAAGGACTTGTCCCATGGCAGAG CTCAGAAGTGATGCTGAGGGGGAAGCAGCCCACCCTGTCCCCCGTGAGACTCAGCCCTAAGCAAGAGCCAGCGCTCCCCGCAGTGGTGCTGGGGGATGAGACTGACTCCGACAGGTCAGACAGGACTTGCTGGAGGAAACAGCTGGTTCAG
- the DZIP1L gene encoding cilium assembly protein DZIP1L isoform X1 has product MHFSADFYHTLHQPMPGPAGMPGASPGLTIPVDVPPFHFQPRRVSVDWRRLSAIDVDRVAREVDVAALQEHIAGVTFCNLDGEQCPHCRQPADPVLLKVLRMAQLSIEYLLHCQECLGTSLAMHAQYLQVAHAKLACTQQQAAEQATQLRGAKEESRRWKKLIAMQQLLLQAGPNTYCKCHLCNKAFMKDTFLQAHVQRRHAEATEAERQKMKQVEQMEAEVEELKAKLQETQQQLKAEREAEKLHREQEMETARQREEEGRRDLERWKEEERTKLHEKIDGLRQLFLAAFKDVSSRSIAMEGVSKHPACSSKQPRGHPSLLLHLVQVASQILQELQARKAVMSNLGALRDDDTKEAQWQAPSRAELWGERERMAVQLKKDNKTLRTTPSQDQGAVMDRASQQMDALSTRLGEQPKVTNSQKIKLLSTSKPEVTREVTKVVADEESSDREEAALGGKQRLLEALRRNPNLLKQFRPILEEVLEKKLESMGIKRVVKGISTRTYKSLEALVRLQQQQKAEKFPGLLHLRDELVRAVMGKVRRCKKLSSALPRQLSVIPAQSRKTPRSLCGSQPMAIPAAAEPEALVIPQPAPWSRACSTHSTPRTLWGTLRTSKAGSPHQGLVPWQSSEVMLRGKQPTLSPVRLSPKQEPALPAVVLGDETDSDRSDRTCWRKQLVQTCLQFSTAWRVFHGLHQLLTPHFSDQK; this is encoded by the exons ATG CACTTTTCTGCAGACTTTTACCACACACTGCACCAGCCCATGCCCGGGCCTGCGGGGATGCCAGGGGCATCCCCAGGACTCACCATCCCAGTGGACGTCCCCCCCTTCCACTTCCAGCCCCGCCGGGTCAGCGTGGACTGGCGTCGCTTAAGTGCCATCGATGTGGACCGGGTGGCCCGGGAGGTGGACGTGGCTGCGCTCCAGGAGCACATCGCTGGTGTCACCTTCTGCAACCTGGATGGGGAGCAGTGCCCCCACTGCAGGCAGCCGGCAGACCCCGTCCTGCTGAAGGTGCTTAGGATGGCCCAGCTGAGCATCGAGTACCTGCTGCACTGCCAGGAGTGCCTGGGGACCAGCCTGGCCATGCACGCCCAGTACCTGCAAGTTGCCCATGCCAAGCTGGCTTGCactcagcagcaggctgcagaacAGGCAACCCAGCTCCGGGGGgcaaaggaggaaagcaggaggtGGAAGAAGCTGATTGCcatgcagcagctcctcctgcaagCTGGCCCCAACACCTACTGCAAG tGCCACCTCTGCAATAAAGCCTTCATGAAGGACACCTTCTTGCAAGCCCATGTGCAGCGCCGGCACGCGGAGGCCACTGAGGCGG AGAGGCAGAAGATGAAGCAGGTGGAGCAAAtggaggcagaggtggaggaGCTGAAGGCGAAACTGCAGGAGacgcagcagcagctgaaagcagagagggaagCGGAGAAGCTGCACAGGGAGCAG GAAATGGAGACAGCTCGCCAGCGAGAAGAGGAGGGTAGGAGAGATTTGGAAAggtggaaagaggaggagaggacgAAGCTGCATGAAAAGATAGATGGCCTGAGGCAGCTCTTCCTTGCAGCGTTCAAGGATGTGTCCAGCAGGAGCATTGCCATGGAGGGGGTGAGCAAGCACCCAGCATGCTCCTCAAAGCAGCCGAGGGGACATCCAAGCCTGCTGCTTCACCTGGTCCAGGTGGCGTCACAG ATACTGCAGGAGCTTCAGGCCAGAAAGGCGGTGATGTCCAACCTGGGCGCCCTGCGGGACGATGACACCAAGGAGGCACAGTGGCAGGCACCAAGCCGGGCAGAGCTGTGGGGTGAGCGGGAGAGGATGGCAGTGCAG TTGAAGAAAGACAACAAGACACTCCGTACCACCCCATCCCAGGACCAGGGGGCAGTTATGGACCGTGCCTCTCAGCAGATGGATGCCCTCAGCACCCGTCTTGGGGAGCAGCCCAAGGTCACAAACTCCCAGAAG ATCAAGCTGCTGTCTACAAGCAAACCTGAAG TGACCCGGGAGGTGACCAAAGTGGTGGCCGATGAAGAGTCATCAG ACAGGGAGGAGGCTGCCCTGGGTGGgaagcagaggctgctggaagCCCTGCGGAGAAACCCAAACCTCCTGAAGCAGTTTCGCCCCATCCTGGAGGAAGTGCTGGAGAAAAAGCTGGAGAGTATGGGGATCAAGAGG GTTGTGAAGGGAATCTCCACTCGGACCTACAAAAGCCTCGAGGCTCTGGTCAGGCTTCAGCAGCAACAGAAGGCTGAGAAATTTCCTGGTCTCCTCCACCTGAGGGACGAGTTGGTCCGAGCAGTGATGGGGAAAGTCAGGCGATGCAAGAAGCTCAGCAGTGCTTTGCCTCGACAGCTCTCCGTCATCCCAG CTCAAAGCCGGaagacccccaggtccctttgTGGGTCACAGCCCATGGCGAtaccagctgcagcagagcctgaAGCCTTGGTGatcccccagcctgctccttgGAGCAGAGCGTGCTCCACCCACAGCACCCCGAGGACTCTCTGGGGCACCCTGCGGACCTCCAAAGCCGGCAGCCCCCACCAAGGACTTGTCCCATGGCAGAG CTCAGAAGTGATGCTGAGGGGGAAGCAGCCCACCCTGTCCCCCGTGAGACTCAGCCCTAAGCAAGAGCCAGCGCTCCCCGCAGTGGTGCTGGGGGATGAGACTGACTCCGACAGGTCAGACAGGACTTGCTGGAGGAAACAGCTGGTTCAG
- the DZIP1L gene encoding cilium assembly protein DZIP1L isoform X4, translating to MPGPAGMPGASPGLTIPVDVPPFHFQPRRVSVDWRRLSAIDVDRVAREVDVAALQEHIAGVTFCNLDGEQCPHCRQPADPVLLKVLRMAQLSIEYLLHCQECLGTSLAMHAQYLQVAHAKLACTQQQAAEQATQLRGAKEESRRWKKLIAMQQLLLQAGPNTYCKCHLCNKAFMKDTFLQAHVQRRHAEATEAERQKMKQVEQMEAEVEELKAKLQETQQQLKAEREAEKLHREQEMETARQREEEGRRDLERWKEEERTKLHEKIDGLRQLFLAAFKDVSSRSIAMEGVSKHPACSSKQPRGHPSLLLHLVQVASQILQELQARKAVMSNLGALRDDDTKEAQWQAPSRAELWGERERMAVQLKKDNKTLRTTPSQDQGAVMDRASQQMDALSTRLGEQPKVTNSQKIKLLSTSKPEVTREVTKVVADEESSDREEAALGGKQRLLEALRRNPNLLKQFRPILEEVLEKKLESMGIKRVVKGISTRTYKSLEALVRLQQQQKAEKFPGLLHLRDELVRAVMGKVRRCKKLSSALPRQLSVIPAQSRKTPRSLCGSQPMAIPAAAEPEALVIPQPAPWSRACSTHSTPRTLWGTLRTSKAGSPHQGLVPWQSSEVMLRGKQPTLSPVRLSPKQEPALPAVVLGDETDSDRSDRTCWRKQLVQTCLQFSTAWRVFHGLHQLLTPHFSDQK from the exons ATGCCCGGGCCTGCGGGGATGCCAGGGGCATCCCCAGGACTCACCATCCCAGTGGACGTCCCCCCCTTCCACTTCCAGCCCCGCCGGGTCAGCGTGGACTGGCGTCGCTTAAGTGCCATCGATGTGGACCGGGTGGCCCGGGAGGTGGACGTGGCTGCGCTCCAGGAGCACATCGCTGGTGTCACCTTCTGCAACCTGGATGGGGAGCAGTGCCCCCACTGCAGGCAGCCGGCAGACCCCGTCCTGCTGAAGGTGCTTAGGATGGCCCAGCTGAGCATCGAGTACCTGCTGCACTGCCAGGAGTGCCTGGGGACCAGCCTGGCCATGCACGCCCAGTACCTGCAAGTTGCCCATGCCAAGCTGGCTTGCactcagcagcaggctgcagaacAGGCAACCCAGCTCCGGGGGgcaaaggaggaaagcaggaggtGGAAGAAGCTGATTGCcatgcagcagctcctcctgcaagCTGGCCCCAACACCTACTGCAAG tGCCACCTCTGCAATAAAGCCTTCATGAAGGACACCTTCTTGCAAGCCCATGTGCAGCGCCGGCACGCGGAGGCCACTGAGGCGG AGAGGCAGAAGATGAAGCAGGTGGAGCAAAtggaggcagaggtggaggaGCTGAAGGCGAAACTGCAGGAGacgcagcagcagctgaaagcagagagggaagCGGAGAAGCTGCACAGGGAGCAG GAAATGGAGACAGCTCGCCAGCGAGAAGAGGAGGGTAGGAGAGATTTGGAAAggtggaaagaggaggagaggacgAAGCTGCATGAAAAGATAGATGGCCTGAGGCAGCTCTTCCTTGCAGCGTTCAAGGATGTGTCCAGCAGGAGCATTGCCATGGAGGGGGTGAGCAAGCACCCAGCATGCTCCTCAAAGCAGCCGAGGGGACATCCAAGCCTGCTGCTTCACCTGGTCCAGGTGGCGTCACAG ATACTGCAGGAGCTTCAGGCCAGAAAGGCGGTGATGTCCAACCTGGGCGCCCTGCGGGACGATGACACCAAGGAGGCACAGTGGCAGGCACCAAGCCGGGCAGAGCTGTGGGGTGAGCGGGAGAGGATGGCAGTGCAG TTGAAGAAAGACAACAAGACACTCCGTACCACCCCATCCCAGGACCAGGGGGCAGTTATGGACCGTGCCTCTCAGCAGATGGATGCCCTCAGCACCCGTCTTGGGGAGCAGCCCAAGGTCACAAACTCCCAGAAG ATCAAGCTGCTGTCTACAAGCAAACCTGAAG TGACCCGGGAGGTGACCAAAGTGGTGGCCGATGAAGAGTCATCAG ACAGGGAGGAGGCTGCCCTGGGTGGgaagcagaggctgctggaagCCCTGCGGAGAAACCCAAACCTCCTGAAGCAGTTTCGCCCCATCCTGGAGGAAGTGCTGGAGAAAAAGCTGGAGAGTATGGGGATCAAGAGG GTTGTGAAGGGAATCTCCACTCGGACCTACAAAAGCCTCGAGGCTCTGGTCAGGCTTCAGCAGCAACAGAAGGCTGAGAAATTTCCTGGTCTCCTCCACCTGAGGGACGAGTTGGTCCGAGCAGTGATGGGGAAAGTCAGGCGATGCAAGAAGCTCAGCAGTGCTTTGCCTCGACAGCTCTCCGTCATCCCAG CTCAAAGCCGGaagacccccaggtccctttgTGGGTCACAGCCCATGGCGAtaccagctgcagcagagcctgaAGCCTTGGTGatcccccagcctgctccttgGAGCAGAGCGTGCTCCACCCACAGCACCCCGAGGACTCTCTGGGGCACCCTGCGGACCTCCAAAGCCGGCAGCCCCCACCAAGGACTTGTCCCATGGCAGAG CTCAGAAGTGATGCTGAGGGGGAAGCAGCCCACCCTGTCCCCCGTGAGACTCAGCCCTAAGCAAGAGCCAGCGCTCCCCGCAGTGGTGCTGGGGGATGAGACTGACTCCGACAGGTCAGACAGGACTTGCTGGAGGAAACAGCTGGTTCAG